In Porites lutea chromosome 9, jaPorLute2.1, whole genome shotgun sequence, a single window of DNA contains:
- the LOC140948530 gene encoding protein phosphatase 1H-like, with amino-acid sequence MSFNGLKRMLNINPANAFAYFASVNSDRRLGFRVYDDMLEEKYTYRRPEFLQLNEESEQAASDHESRPIIIPHRELPFNAGYAETINAGKTPNKNEDQSVAGMFCLNVSKSSGEADDEGSPTRVSQTKIPYAYFGVFDGHAGCGASLMAVNQLHFHIMEKLQGIKELLAYESDDKLAMAEELADAVVSSVTIDSLVIGVLEEAFFEMDEQIRREKVTYRIDGGCAALVALFLGKRLYVANAGDCRAVVAHKGKVIPLSRDFTPETERQRVQLIAYQRPQLLGNEFGRLEFQQRVRKKHVGQPLLYRDRHMTGWALKTVMEEDARKFPMIHGEGKKARLLDTIGTTRGFGDHDLKVAFCSLPIKPFLTPQPEVRKFDLSSSKLTEDDVIIMASDGLWERLSSEKAAELVMETFSKVPKDDKRRYVMAAQVLVGEARGTLSEKGWRRVNGELASYDDISVFVIPISECSSEMAKFTVEYNSPPSGRQTHSIANEE; translated from the exons ATGAGCTTTAATGGCCTCAAACGAATGCTAAACATCAATCCGGCGAATGCATTTGCTTACTTTGCCTCTGTCAATTCAGACAGGCGGCTGGGTTTCCGAGTTTACGATGATATGTTAGAAGAAAAATACACGTACCGACGGCCCGAGTTTCTTCAATTGAACGAGGAATCTGAACAAGCTGCATCGGATCACGAGTCAAGACCGATTATTATTCCACACAGGGAACTACCTTTTAACGCTGGATACGCCGA AACCATAAATGCGGGAAAAACACCAAACAAGAATGAAGACCAATCTGTGGCTGGAATGTTCTGTTTAAATGTCAGCAAATCATCTGGTGAAGCTGATGATGAAGGAAGTCCTACTCGTGTTAGTCAG ACGAAGATACCCTATGCCTATTTTGGTGTATTTGATGGCCATGCAGGATGTGGGGCATCTCTGATGGCTGTTAACCAACTGCACTTTCACATCATGGAAAAGCTACAAGGAATCAAAGAACTATTAGCCTATGAGAGTGATGACAAACTTGCCATGGCTGAAGAGCTAGCAGATGCTGTTGTGTCATCAGTTACTATTGATAGTCTTGTTATTGGAGTTTTGGAAGAAgctttctttgaaatg GATGAACAGATAAGAAGAGAGAAAGTTACCTACAGGATTGATGGAGGCTGTGCAGCTCTGGTGGCATTGTTTTTAGGAAAGAGATTATATGTGGCTAATGCAGGGGACTGCAG GGCAGTTGTAGCTCATAAGGGAAAAGTAATTCCTTTGTCCAGAGACTTCACTCCTGAAACAGAAAGACAAAGAGTTCAGCTTATT GCTTATCAGCGGCCACAGCTTCTAGGTAACGAGTTTGGTAGACTTGAGTTTCAACAGAGAGTAAGGAAAAAACACGTTGGACAGCCGCTTCTTTACAGGGACCGACATATGACAGGATG GGCTTTAAAGACAGTCATGGAAGAAGATGCTCGAAAGTTTCCTATGATTCATGGCGAAGGAAAGAAG GCGCGTTTGTTGGACACTATTGGAACGACCCGTGGATTTGGAGACCATGATCTGAAAGTTGCTTTTTGCAGTCTTCCAATCAAACCATTCCTTACTCCACAACCGGAG GTTCGAAAATTTGACTTGTCGAGTAGTAAGCTCACCGAAGATGACGTCATCATAATGGCCTCTGATGGATTATGGGAGAGGTTATCTAGTGAAAAG GCTGCTGAATTAGTTATGGAGACATTTTCAAAGGTCCCTAAAGACGATAAAAGAAG GTACGTCATGGCAGCCCAAGTCCTTGTCGGGGAAGCGCGCGGGACACTATCAGAGAAGGGCTGGAGACGAGTTAATGGCGAGTTGGCATCCTACGAtgatatttctgtttttgtcatTCCCATTAGTGAATGCAGCAGTGAGATGGCGAAATTCACAGTGGAGTATAACTCACCACCTAGTGGCAGACAAACACATTCTATTGCCAATGAAGAGTAG
- the LOC140948529 gene encoding adhesion G protein-coupled receptor B1-like has translation MRRSLFLLDFPECPKDTIGGVEWSPTAGGSKDIKPCPNGALGTATRTCAGKGIWASANFTGCSSVEFNKLADVMDTISGGFQSDLTAQEVLSKLSNATQPTQVPLGSPRVYGGDLVIAVNILVKISEYDREKVSSRDDFDNFAHVASNLLETTNSKTWKELEEAGKDRSKILVKAMDDYGLAVAATLNGSTKPVVAQTQNLLMRIDRVKMDSPGLKIAYKQSSIYLPSQAFSSSEDSSVVTIVFLTLNEVLSLPKESQNDEGNAISPDTTVISSTVNPKLPGVFNKPVKIVLGNTKINTSTESDVIPQGKCVFWRPDESAIWNTSGCRLVPSESNVTMTTCECDHLTIFAALMDPYDSTIGEGDRKALEIISVIGCSISLLAVLITMAVTLFFWRVMKSPRSKVLLNLCTAIAASCTLVIFEGLARNTAGCPVLAALLHYILLALFSWMLCEGVLHYILIVKVFGGGSGTKVRYFCLFAWGCPAVVVAVSLAVTRAKGYGSSGTCWLDVDSGLIWAFIGPALLVISINTVVFIIVMYRMLGTKFIQDKKQIEKVKAGIKASMVILPLLGLTWLFGLLGFSSDTIVFKYMFAILNSLQGLMIFIFHCALNKEIRDAIKRKRARSNTGFTSATLKTRASPSMMRSELALNQLALKNRPNRAQSIDSLSWANSTPEQSPKTSRLMLSAKAKKITPSSSANVTPDQSPKTSVHRLTAHYDDVTSVDVNLVMIVTQPKSSERKQTQRKRSMRSFGKKRQTSTKTKTSHEPLKTLEGSDKGVEDNENGIPSIIERLSAQGNRGSLETSAPDDGMLNQLYGKVGEEYDCHSDEHFAKENNACRSFKPFGTEKETKESEGEILQQQREDIELTVKEGVRKTSHESSFSKEPNKGTECGLVNPACEENSSDSSPNSETGEETTSKDVQPLSSPGKPKKGKKAKKPEQGQVNQGVEGDEDFEPTAKTWDKIRRKISGNSSKGTRHEVLSDETSENEDEHMQNNTSL, from the exons ATGGACACCATTTCAGGAGGTTTTCAGTCTGACCTGACTGCGCAAGAAGTTCTTTCAAAGCTGTCAAATGCGACTCAGCCCACACAAGTTCCACTGGGGTCTCCTCGGGTCTACGGAGGGGACCTGGTTATAGCGGTTAACATACTCGTTAAAATATCGGAATATGATAGAGAAAAAGTGAGTTCACGTGATGATTTTGACAACTTTGCACATGTGGCCAGCAATCTGTTGGAGACAACGAACAGCAAGACTTGGAAGGAACTGGAGGAA GCTGGCAAAGACAGGAGCAAAATTTTGGTAAAAGCAATGGATGATTATGGGCTAGCTGTTGCCGCCACGTTAAACGGGTCGACAAAGCCAGTTGTTGCGCAAACCCAAAACCTGCTGATGAGAATTGACCGCGTTAAAATGGACAGCCcg GGTTTAAAGATCGCTTACAAACAAAGTTCTATCTATTTGCCTTCGCAAGCATTCAGTTCATCCGAAGATTCATCTGTAGTAACCATTGTGTTTCTGACGTTAAATGAAGTTTTGTCACTTCCAAAAGAAAGCCAGAACGACGAAGGCAACGCCATCTCGCCTGATACTACAGTTATATCTTCCACCGTTAATCCAAAGCTTCCGGGCGTTTTCAACAAGCCAGTTAAAATCGTACTAGGCAATACAAAG ATTAACACGTCTACTGAGTCAGACGTAATTCCACAAGGGAAGTGTGTCTTCTGGCGTCCAGATGAGTCTGCGATATGGAACACCAGCGGTTGTAGACTTGTACCCAGTGAATCGAACGTCACCATGACAACGTGTGAATGTGATCACCTGACAATTTTTGCTGCACTTATGGATCCATACGACTCAACT ATAGGCGAAGGTGACCGGAAAGCCTTGGAGATCATCTCAGTTATTGGCTGTTCCATTTCACTGCTTGCTGTGCTTATTACAATGGCTGTAACTTTGTTTTTCTGGAGGGTAATGAAAAGTCCAAGATCTAAAGTGCTGCTCAATTTATGCACCGCAATCGCCGCCTCTTGTACTCTTGTCATATTTGAAGGTTTAGCAAGAAACACG GCTGGGTGTCCTGTTTTAGCGGCCCTTTTGCACTATATCTTGTTGGCACTATTTTCGTGGATGCTGTGTGAGGGCGTACTGCATTACATTTTAATTGTAAAAGTTTTTGGAGGTGGATCTGGAACTAAAGTCAGATACTTCTGCCTGTTTgcgtggg GGTGTCCAGCTGTCGTAGTAGCCGTTTCACTTGCTGTTACTCGAGCAAAGGGTTACGGAAGCTCAGGGACTTGCTGGCTGGATGTCGATAGTGGACTAATTTGGGCCTTCATTGGTCCAGCGCTGCTCGTTATTTCG ATAAATACAGTCGTGTTTATCATAGTGATGTATCGAATGCTAGGAACAAAATTTATTCAAGACAAGAAACAGATTGAAAAGGTGAAAGCTGGGATCAAAGCCTCGATGGTAATACTTCCTTTACTTGGACTCACGTGGCTGTTTGGACTCCTGGGTTTCAGTTCAGATACCATAGTCTTCAAGTACATGTTTGCCATCTTAAATTCACTTCAGGGACTGATGATCTTCATATTCCACTGCGCTCTGAACAAAGAG ATACGGGACGCTATAAAAAGGAAACGAGCTAGAAGCAATACAGGATTTACGTCCGCGACTTTGAAAACCCGAGCCTCTCCTTCCATGATGCGAAGCGAACTTGCTCTTAATCAGCTAG CACTGAAGAATCGACCAAACAGAGCTCAGAGCATCGACAGTTTGTCATGGGCGAACTCAACACCTGAGCAGTCACCAAAAACATCAAGACTTATGCTGTCAGCGAAAGCTAAGAAGATCACTCCTTCGTCATCAGCTAACGTAACACCTGACCAGTCCCCTAAGACATCAGTTCATCGGCTAACAGCGCATT ATGATGACGTAACATCTGTTGATGTTAACTTGGTCATGATCGTAACCCAACCGAAGAGCTCTGAAAGAAAACAGACACAACGAAAACGTTCCATGAGAAGTTTCGGGAAAAAGAGGCAGACgagtacaaaaacaaaaaccagcCATGAACCCTTAAAAACGCTGGAGGGAAGTGATAAGGGAGTAGAAGATAACGAGAATGGCATACCAAGCATCATTGAACGACTATCTGCCCAGGGAAATAGAGGAAGTTTAGAAACATCTGCCCCTGACGATGGAATGTTAAACCAACTCTACGGCAAAGTCGGCGAAGAATACGATTGCCATTCTGACGAACATTTTGCTAAAGAAAACAACGCTTGCAGATCTTTTAAGCCGTTTGGGACGGAGAAAGAGACAAAGGAAAGTGAAGGAGAGATCTTACAGCAGCAAAGAGAGGATATAGAATTAACAGTGAAAGAAGGGGTGAGAAAGACATCCCATGAATCTTCTTTTAGTAAAGAACCAAACAAAGGAACAGAATGTGGTCTTGTTAACCCAGCTTGCGAAGAAAACTCATCCGATTCTTCGCCAAACTCTGAGACTGGAGAGGAAACAACGTCAAAAGACGTCCAGCCATTAAGCAGCCCAGGGAAACcgaaaaagggaaagaaagctAAG AAACCGGAACAAGGACAGGTTAACCAAGGCGTAGAAGGCGACGAGGATTTCGAG CCTACAGCAAAGACATGGGACAAAATTCGTCGAAAAATAAGTGGTAACAGCTCTAAGGGGACTCGGCATGAAGTGTTATCAGATGAAACTTCTGAAAATGAAGACGAGCATATGCAAAACAATACGTCTTTGTAA